A stretch of Desulfotalea psychrophila LSv54 DNA encodes these proteins:
- a CDS encoding type I restriction enzyme HsdR N-terminal domain-containing protein, which translates to MTEKKYHHLVYGSLEDCLTGEELLDTDDERIRQFLSRMMLEEKGYLPEQLSPRVSVETFFANLFVRSSIELVVSSAGRDFLIIRYGPGSLVSRERAAIAAARVLNDQYRIPLAMVTNGKEAELLDTITGKVLGDGLDSIPDAVLAERLVPDLTYLPPLKNKQRERELRILNAFDLERCCLS; encoded by the coding sequence ATGACAGAAAAAAAATATCATCACCTTGTCTATGGTAGTCTGGAGGATTGCCTGACGGGAGAAGAGCTGCTTGATACCGATGATGAACGTATCCGTCAATTTCTTAGTCGAATGATGCTGGAGGAAAAGGGTTATTTGCCGGAACAGTTATCTCCCCGCGTCTCTGTAGAGACCTTTTTTGCCAATCTTTTTGTCCGTTCTTCCATAGAATTAGTGGTCTCCTCTGCTGGCAGAGATTTTCTTATTATTCGTTATGGGCCTGGTTCTCTTGTCAGTCGGGAGCGGGCGGCCATCGCTGCGGCCCGAGTGCTCAACGATCAGTATAGGATTCCACTTGCCATGGTGACCAATGGTAAGGAGGCGGAGTTGCTTGATACTATTACTGGTAAAGTTCTGGGTGATGGGTTAGATTCAATACCAGATGCTGTCTTGGCTGAAAGACTTGTCCCTGATCTTACCTATCTGCCTCCCCTAAAAAACAAGCAACGTGAAAGAGAGCTGCGTATTCTTAATGCCTTTGATTTAGAGCGGTGTTGTCTCTCCTAG
- a CDS encoding class II 3-deoxy-7-phosphoheptulonate synthase, whose product MSQSQKEWNKGSWKNYTALQQPNWPNEGAVEKVLANLSQLPPLVFAGEIRNLKQQLAKAVTGEAFLLQGGDCSENFSQVTAPKIRETLRVLLQMAVVLTYAGDKPVIKVGRLAGQFAKPRSSDTETINGVTLPSYRGDMVNCPDFTETCRVPNPKLMLKGYNMAASTLNLVRAFTRGGFGSLHRVQAWNQEFVAQSPMGRSYDRLAKQIDQTIKFMGNIGIAADNPLIEQTQLFTSHEALLLQYEEAMTRVDSTAGGWYDCSAHMLWIGERTRQLGGAHVEFLRGVLNPIGIKVGPNNDPDDIKRLCETLNPENEAGRITLITRLGVKEIEKSLPPLLREMKREGHNIVWSCDPMHANTYTATSGHKTRNFNDILSELTCFFESHWSEGTIPGGVHFEMTGEDVTECTGGARNIVDEELARNYLTTCDPRLNAEQSLEVAFQIADMIRS is encoded by the coding sequence ATGTCACAAAGCCAAAAAGAGTGGAACAAGGGTAGCTGGAAAAATTATACGGCACTACAACAGCCTAACTGGCCAAATGAAGGCGCTGTTGAGAAGGTTTTGGCAAATCTCAGTCAATTGCCCCCCCTGGTTTTTGCAGGTGAAATTCGTAATCTCAAGCAACAGTTGGCAAAGGCTGTGACCGGTGAGGCATTTTTGCTTCAGGGTGGTGATTGTTCAGAAAATTTTTCTCAAGTGACAGCTCCAAAAATTCGTGAAACCCTTCGGGTTCTCCTACAGATGGCCGTTGTTCTTACCTATGCAGGTGATAAGCCCGTTATTAAGGTGGGCCGTCTTGCCGGCCAATTTGCCAAACCTCGTTCCTCCGATACCGAGACCATTAATGGGGTGACCCTGCCCTCATATCGTGGCGATATGGTCAACTGTCCGGACTTTACCGAGACTTGCCGGGTGCCAAACCCTAAGTTGATGCTCAAGGGCTATAATATGGCCGCTTCGACCCTTAATCTGGTGCGGGCATTTACCCGTGGTGGTTTTGGCTCTTTGCACCGTGTTCAGGCCTGGAATCAGGAGTTTGTTGCCCAGTCTCCCATGGGCAGATCCTATGATCGTTTGGCCAAACAGATAGATCAGACAATTAAGTTCATGGGGAATATTGGTATTGCCGCTGATAATCCGTTAATTGAGCAGACCCAACTCTTCACCTCCCATGAGGCCCTTCTCCTTCAGTATGAAGAGGCTATGACCCGAGTGGATTCCACCGCCGGGGGTTGGTATGACTGTTCGGCCCATATGTTATGGATTGGTGAGCGTACCAGACAGCTTGGCGGTGCTCATGTTGAGTTTCTGCGTGGGGTGCTTAATCCCATTGGCATTAAGGTTGGTCCTAATAATGATCCCGATGATATCAAGCGTCTCTGCGAGACCCTCAATCCGGAGAATGAGGCGGGCCGAATTACCCTTATTACCCGTCTTGGCGTCAAGGAGATTGAAAAATCCCTGCCGCCCCTTCTCCGTGAAATGAAGCGGGAGGGACATAATATTGTTTGGAGTTGTGATCCAATGCATGCCAATACCTATACGGCAACATCAGGTCATAAGACCAGGAACTTTAATGACATTCTCTCTGAACTTACCTGTTTCTTTGAAAGTCACTGGTCCGAGGGTACTATTCCCGGCGGTGTCCATTTTGAGATGACAGGTGAAGACGTCACAGAATGTACAGGCGGGGCTCGTAATATTGTAGATGAGGAATTGGCCAGAAATTATCTGACCACCTGTGACCCTCGTCTTAATGCAGAGCAGAGTTTAGAAGTTGCCTTCCAAATTGCAGATATGATTCGTAGTTAG
- a CDS encoding DegQ family serine endoprotease, with product MNSWSPALTRGICLHLLCSFFFVTSLAYASENDLEILEKSSKAFASVARQAKPAVVNIRVEKTIKGGQMDGWQIPDEMLEHPFFKQFFGPQLRKRQNVPPRLQQGQGSGFIVSDDGYILTNNHVVDGADSITVRLNDDSSYQAKLIGTDPLSDVALIKIESSKKLPSLAMGSSAALEVGEWVIAIGNPFGLSQTVTVGIVSAKGRSQVGLNEYENFIQTDAAINPGNSGGPLLNIRGQVIGINSALFSQTGGYMGIGFAIPIDMVKSIERQLQATGKVSRGWLGVMIQDIDENLAQSFGLKSSSGVLLTGVQPDSPAEKGGLLGGDVIIAIDGSAVKNASALRNRVALVLPGSKVVLQVIRKGKKRDIGVLIGERPVGANGLSIEDHTVLNNNFGLSFEKLTPEIAKKFGYAQKKGVVIREVAPQSPASRAGLKAGMLIEEVNRMAIGQVADIKKALALGKDARHVLLRVGFGQGSRYIALVAK from the coding sequence ATGAATAGTTGGTCCCCAGCCCTTACAAGGGGTATTTGTCTGCATCTTCTCTGTTCTTTTTTCTTTGTTACCAGTCTTGCCTATGCCTCGGAAAATGATCTGGAAATTTTGGAAAAATCGTCCAAGGCCTTTGCCTCTGTTGCCCGGCAGGCAAAACCTGCTGTCGTTAATATTCGAGTGGAGAAGACGATTAAGGGTGGGCAGATGGATGGCTGGCAAATACCCGATGAGATGCTAGAACATCCGTTTTTTAAGCAATTTTTTGGTCCCCAGTTACGTAAAAGGCAAAATGTGCCTCCACGTCTCCAACAAGGCCAAGGTTCCGGCTTTATCGTTAGTGACGATGGCTATATCCTCACCAATAATCATGTGGTTGATGGTGCTGACTCTATTACAGTACGTCTTAATGATGACAGCAGTTATCAGGCAAAGCTTATTGGTACCGATCCCCTCTCCGATGTCGCCCTTATAAAAATAGAGAGTTCGAAAAAATTACCAAGTCTGGCCATGGGCAGTTCTGCTGCTCTGGAGGTGGGTGAGTGGGTAATTGCCATTGGTAATCCCTTTGGCTTGAGCCAGACTGTAACGGTGGGTATTGTGAGCGCCAAGGGCCGGAGTCAGGTGGGGCTTAATGAGTATGAAAATTTTATCCAAACCGATGCGGCTATTAATCCAGGTAACAGTGGTGGACCCCTCCTTAATATAAGAGGTCAGGTGATTGGTATAAACTCAGCCCTCTTCTCCCAGACGGGTGGTTATATGGGCATCGGTTTTGCCATTCCCATTGATATGGTAAAGTCCATTGAAAGACAGTTGCAGGCAACGGGGAAGGTAAGTCGCGGCTGGCTTGGGGTGATGATTCAGGATATAGATGAAAACCTGGCCCAATCCTTTGGCCTGAAGAGCAGCTCTGGTGTATTGCTGACAGGTGTTCAGCCTGATTCTCCTGCTGAAAAAGGTGGTTTACTTGGTGGTGATGTTATTATCGCAATTGATGGCAGTGCTGTGAAAAACGCCTCGGCCCTGCGTAACAGGGTGGCACTGGTACTGCCCGGGAGCAAGGTCGTCCTGCAGGTCATTCGTAAGGGCAAAAAAAGAGATATAGGGGTGCTGATTGGTGAGCGGCCCGTCGGAGCCAATGGACTCTCAATTGAGGACCATACGGTCCTTAATAATAACTTTGGTCTCTCCTTTGAAAAACTTACCCCGGAAATTGCGAAAAAATTCGGTTATGCCCAGAAAAAGGGGGTTGTCATCAGGGAGGTAGCCCCCCAGAGCCCTGCCAGCAGGGCAGGACTTAAGGCCGGAATGCTCATTGAGGAGGTGAACCGAATGGCTATAGGTCAGGTTGCCGATATCAAAAAGGCTTTAGCTCTGGGAAAGGATGCCAGGCATGTACTCCTGCGAGTAGGATTTGGCCAGGGCAGTCGCTATATCGCCTTGGTTGCAAAATAA
- a CDS encoding energy-coupling factor ABC transporter ATP-binding protein, whose amino-acid sequence MTPLIKLENICYQYPAATEPAIRDINLSLGQGRTGIIGPNGGGKTTLFHLIVGLLKPTEGRLLFQGREVSCKKDLYQLRKEVGFLFQNSDDQLFSPTVLEDVAFGPLNLGAGPEEAREVAQNTLEGLGLYGFEERITHRLSGGEKKLVALATILAMKPKILLLDEPTNNLDPRTQDRLVEILNGLAQSQLIISHDLDFLDSVTEELYTVEEGRINLCPAGHIHEHRHIHQAGNQPHRHEKSPLPNG is encoded by the coding sequence ATGACTCCACTCATAAAACTCGAAAACATCTGCTACCAATATCCTGCGGCAACAGAACCTGCCATCAGAGATATCAACCTCTCCCTCGGCCAGGGCAGGACAGGCATTATCGGTCCAAATGGCGGAGGCAAGACCACCCTCTTCCATCTGATAGTAGGTCTGTTAAAACCAACAGAGGGCAGATTGCTCTTTCAGGGCAGGGAGGTGAGTTGCAAAAAGGATCTCTATCAACTGCGAAAGGAGGTGGGCTTTCTCTTTCAAAACTCAGACGACCAACTTTTTTCTCCCACGGTACTGGAAGACGTTGCCTTTGGCCCCCTCAATCTCGGGGCAGGTCCGGAAGAGGCAAGGGAGGTGGCCCAGAATACCCTGGAAGGTCTTGGCCTCTATGGTTTCGAAGAGCGGATCACCCACAGACTTTCTGGTGGAGAGAAAAAGTTGGTGGCCCTGGCCACCATCCTGGCCATGAAACCGAAAATACTCCTCCTCGATGAACCCACCAACAACCTTGACCCCCGTACCCAGGATCGACTGGTGGAAATATTAAATGGGCTAGCGCAGAGCCAACTTATCATCTCCCACGATCTTGATTTTCTTGATAGCGTCACAGAAGAGCTCTATACAGTCGAAGAGGGCAGAATCAATCTCTGTCCTGCCGGCCATATACACGAGCATCGACATATCCACCAGGCGGGCAACCAACCGCATCGCCACGAAAAGAGCCCCCTACCGAATGGCTAG
- the cbiQ gene encoding cobalt ECF transporter T component CbiQ gives MMGEDFSSGNSLLHKLDARTKLIVAACFSLQVAVQKTVEPTLCLLALALVFLLFSRLSPLAVGRRLLMVNTLTLFIWLTLPLQGGETIKFGPLALNREGIDLALLITIKTNTALLALMSLLSTSTPADLGHGLERLHLPEKLCFILLFAYRYIFVIHNEYKTLLRAAQMRCFTPKSSLHTYRTFAYLFGMTLVKSHNRALRIHQAMVLRGFTGQLIPLKSGHINRTDTLFFCLASLAMTGILAGQILL, from the coding sequence ATGATGGGGGAAGATTTTTCCTCCGGCAACTCCCTGCTTCATAAGCTTGATGCACGGACAAAGTTGATTGTTGCCGCCTGCTTTTCCCTGCAGGTGGCAGTGCAAAAGACCGTGGAGCCGACCCTCTGTCTACTGGCCCTGGCCCTGGTCTTTCTCCTTTTTAGTCGCCTCTCACCTCTGGCTGTGGGCAGACGCCTCCTTATGGTCAATACCCTGACACTCTTTATCTGGCTTACCCTACCACTCCAAGGAGGGGAAACCATAAAATTTGGTCCCCTGGCCCTGAACAGGGAGGGGATAGATCTGGCCCTGCTCATCACCATAAAAACCAATACCGCCCTGCTTGCCCTGATGAGCCTGCTCTCCACCTCAACTCCCGCAGATTTAGGACACGGCCTTGAACGTCTCCATCTCCCGGAAAAACTCTGTTTCATCCTCCTCTTTGCCTACCGCTATATTTTTGTTATCCACAATGAATACAAAACACTGTTACGGGCCGCTCAGATGCGTTGTTTCACCCCGAAAAGCTCCCTACACACCTATCGAACCTTCGCCTACCTCTTTGGCATGACACTTGTTAAAAGCCATAACCGGGCTCTTCGCATCCATCAGGCAATGGTATTGCGAGGCTTCACCGGCCAACTCATCCCCTTGAAGAGTGGCCACATAAACCGAACAGACACCCTCTTTTTCTGCCTGGCATCCCTGGCAATGACGGGCATACTTGCCGGGCAAATACTCCTTTAA
- a CDS encoding DUF4198 domain-containing protein, whose amino-acid sequence MIKKTCCLSLLLSLLASPALAHFGMLIPDSDIIGQKKRTANIQLSFSHPFELVGMDLAMPASFTVTSGGKTRDLKPRLRANSLMGHQAWQTDYSFKRPGIYQFVMEPQPYWEPGEDLSIIHYTKTIIPAFGDDEGWDQALGLPAEIVPRLRPFGNYAGNTFVGQVLIKGKPLAHAEVEVEFYNRDNKFSAPSDYHVTQVIKADRDGVFSFSCPQAGWWGFAALTEADYTLKNPQGEDKGVEIGAVLWTYMHPLSTIKNSQ is encoded by the coding sequence ATGATCAAGAAAACATGCTGTCTCTCCCTTCTACTATCGCTACTGGCAAGCCCCGCCCTTGCCCATTTTGGCATGCTTATCCCCGACAGTGACATCATCGGTCAAAAGAAGCGAACAGCCAATATCCAACTCTCATTTTCCCACCCCTTTGAACTGGTTGGCATGGATCTGGCGATGCCTGCCTCCTTCACCGTCACCAGTGGGGGAAAGACAAGAGATCTTAAGCCAAGGCTTCGGGCCAACTCCCTTATGGGCCATCAGGCATGGCAAACAGATTACAGCTTCAAACGACCGGGGATTTACCAATTCGTCATGGAGCCACAGCCCTACTGGGAGCCCGGCGAAGACCTCTCTATTATTCACTATACCAAGACTATCATCCCCGCCTTTGGTGATGATGAGGGTTGGGATCAAGCCCTGGGCCTACCGGCTGAAATAGTGCCGCGACTCCGCCCCTTTGGCAACTACGCCGGCAACACCTTTGTCGGCCAGGTACTGATCAAGGGAAAACCCCTTGCCCATGCAGAGGTAGAGGTTGAATTCTATAACCGGGACAATAAGTTCTCCGCCCCAAGTGACTACCATGTCACCCAGGTGATTAAGGCAGACAGAGATGGTGTCTTCAGCTTTAGCTGTCCGCAGGCGGGTTGGTGGGGGTTTGCAGCACTCACCGAGGCTGACTATACCCTGAAAAACCCGCAGGGCGAGGATAAGGGAGTAGAAATAGGGGCGGTTCTCTGGACATATATGCATCCACTCTCCACGATCAAGAACAGCCAATGA